One Methanococcus aeolicus Nankai-3 DNA segment encodes these proteins:
- a CDS encoding DUF2206 domain-containing protein yields MKFENPFKLQNWKIKKFLMAILFFQISLLGLFALNKLGVNTPIIRPLIGFIYLSFIPGYLLLRILRLHKLNSIESFLYALGLSLFMDMFVGFLMNMLYPILGITDKPISEIPIVLTMAGVVFLLCIIAYLRDKNYNNPDFIDLKDILNPQVLFLSLIPFMAIFGTYLVNYYHNNILLMIMIVVIALVALIIGFTNWIDKKYYPYAIWIITIALVWHIMLITPYALNYDGEMYGAETTIENGFWNYNNFGNYNSVLSSKIFTPLICFICGLNLIWIYKVIFPLWISTFPVAIYIFVKIYLADKIAFLSSLIINSMGYIMIFAITTKQFMAEFFIILFIITIYNNMNKFKKKILTILIGFSIVWSHYGTSSIFMAGLLFTALFLKIPGLYNKNNNNLKEVFSLVGIYVTLYLSWYVYISDSSLFCTIISIGNNVLNSIWTEFLSPDTSRGAYMMTKQVSGLLLIRKYMNFGVAFFIILGMIKCLLNLFNKKSKFKFGLIYIGISLYFLAILVAAIVLPFFAVMGPDRLFTLSLVATSPFFSIGGIFFIKLILKGFKRDITTTNILKIMHIYIIILMLLNVGFIQEITKNHPRSIALSQKSIDNFGNLEDKSAFYRLLTDVYDVHAAKWASAYGKKNISRNNELPSSVGATFDNYGDRSLKIIGLNPHIKNIESNTYIWLKYANIKNIGFDINRYTMIWYYFNFSDVKPLLRGKNKIYDNKGSQIFLSN; encoded by the coding sequence ATGAAATTTGAAAATCCATTTAAATTACAAAATTGGAAGATTAAAAAATTTTTAATGGCTATTTTATTTTTTCAAATATCTTTATTGGGATTATTTGCACTAAATAAATTGGGAGTTAATACTCCAATTATAAGACCGTTAATAGGATTTATTTATTTGTCATTTATTCCAGGTTATTTATTATTAAGAATTTTGAGATTGCATAAGTTAAACAGTATTGAGAGTTTTTTATATGCTCTTGGGCTGAGTTTATTTATGGATATGTTTGTTGGATTTTTAATGAATATGCTTTATCCGATTTTAGGTATTACAGATAAACCAATCTCAGAAATTCCAATAGTTTTAACTATGGCGGGAGTTGTGTTTTTATTATGTATTATTGCATATCTTAGAGATAAAAATTATAACAATCCCGATTTTATAGATTTAAAAGATATTCTAAATCCACAGGTTTTATTTTTAAGTTTAATTCCATTTATGGCAATATTTGGAACCTATTTGGTAAATTATTACCATAACAATATTTTGTTAATGATTATGATTGTTGTTATTGCATTAGTTGCTTTAATTATCGGATTTACAAATTGGATTGATAAAAAATATTATCCTTATGCTATTTGGATAATAACTATTGCATTAGTATGGCATATAATGTTGATAACACCTTATGCGCTTAATTATGATGGTGAAATGTATGGTGCTGAAACGACAATAGAAAATGGGTTTTGGAACTATAATAATTTTGGAAATTACAATTCAGTGTTGAGCAGTAAGATATTCACACCATTAATATGTTTCATTTGTGGCCTTAATTTAATTTGGATTTATAAGGTAATATTTCCACTATGGATTTCTACATTCCCTGTTGCAATTTATATATTTGTTAAAATATATTTAGCTGACAAAATTGCATTTTTATCTTCTCTGATAATAAATAGCATGGGGTATATAATGATATTTGCAATTACTACTAAGCAATTTATGGCAGAATTTTTCATAATACTATTTATTATTACAATATACAATAATATGAATAAATTTAAAAAAAAAATATTGACTATTTTAATTGGATTTAGCATAGTTTGGTCCCATTATGGTACTTCATCCATATTTATGGCAGGATTATTATTTACTGCTTTGTTTTTAAAGATTCCCGGATTATATAATAAAAATAATAATAACTTAAAAGAGGTTTTCTCATTAGTTGGAATATATGTCACATTATACTTGTCCTGGTATGTATATATATCTGATTCTTCATTATTTTGTACAATAATAAGTATTGGAAATAATGTTTTAAATTCAATTTGGACAGAATTTTTAAGTCCTGATACATCAAGAGGGGCATACATGATGACTAAACAAGTATCCGGGTTATTGTTAATTCGAAAATATATGAACTTTGGAGTAGCATTTTTTATAATATTGGGAATGATCAAATGCCTATTAAATCTATTTAATAAAAAATCGAAATTTAAATTTGGTTTAATATATATTGGAATTTCATTATATTTTTTAGCAATTTTAGTGGCGGCGATAGTTTTACCATTTTTTGCAGTTATGGGACCAGATAGACTATTTACACTGTCACTGGTGGCTACATCACCATTTTTTTCCATAGGAGGCATATTTTTTATTAAATTGATTTTAAAGGGGTTTAAAAGAGATATTACTACAACTAATATTTTAAAGATTATGCATATTTATATAATAATCTTAATGTTACTAAATGTTGGATTTATTCAAGAAATTACAAAAAATCATCCGCGATCAATAGCATTAAGTCAAAAATCCATAGATAATTTTGGAAATTTAGAAGACAAATCAGCATTTTATAGGCTATTAACAGATGTTTATGATGTACATGCGGCAAAATGGGCATCTGCGTATGGAAAAAAGAATATTTCTCGTAATAATGAATTGCCGTCATCTGTTGGAGCCACATTTGACAATTATGGAGACAGGTCTTTAAAAATAATTGGATTAAATCCACACATAAAAAATATAGAAAGTAATACTTACATTTGGCTGAAGTATGCAAATATTAAAAATATAGGATTTGATATTAATCGTTATACGATGATATGGTATTATTTTAATTTTTCGGATGTAAAACCCCTGTTAAGAGGTAAAAACAAAATCTACGATAATAAAGGTAGCCAAATTTTCCTTTCAAATTAA
- a CDS encoding glycosyltransferase family 4 protein: protein MKIGIISDRLNRPLTGIGNYVYNLINELSKIDKENICLINYEENNLFPDLNRIFIKNPFEEFPKRPFYFWHLFLNYYLNKKKLDLDIIHSPENSSLFTKLKNQLKIITVYDVIPLQFPETYAKITVFRYKLLFSKTLNTSNKIISISHHTKQDLIKHFKISEDKIKVIHLAANENYKPLKENEINNIKQKYNLNYPFILYVGTLEPRKNIPNLLKALYKLKKHSIKHKLVITGKKGWKYKSIFETIEKLNLQKDVIFTGYVPDEDLPALYNAADLFVYPSLYEGFGLPPLEAMQCGTPVITSNTSSLPEVVGDAGIMVNPYDVDELANKMYEVLTNDGIREELSKKGIERAKLFSWKKCAEEHLKVYEEVYNMK, encoded by the coding sequence ATGAAAATAGGGATTATTTCAGATCGATTAAATAGACCATTAACAGGGATAGGAAATTACGTTTATAATCTAATAAACGAACTTTCAAAAATTGATAAAGAAAATATTTGTTTAATAAATTATGAAGAAAATAATTTATTTCCAGATCTAAATAGAATTTTTATAAAAAATCCTTTTGAAGAATTTCCAAAGAGACCTTTTTATTTTTGGCATTTGTTTTTAAATTATTATCTCAATAAAAAAAAGTTAGATTTAGATATAATTCATAGTCCCGAAAACTCATCATTATTCACTAAATTAAAAAATCAGTTGAAAATTATTACTGTTTATGATGTTATACCATTACAGTTTCCAGAAACATATGCAAAAATAACAGTTTTTAGATATAAATTATTATTCTCAAAAACCCTGAACACTTCAAATAAAATAATTTCAATCTCACACCACACAAAACAAGACTTAATAAAACACTTTAAAATCTCAGAAGATAAAATAAAAGTAATACACTTAGCAGCAAATGAAAACTACAAACCATTAAAAGAAAATGAAATAAACAATATAAAACAAAAATACAATTTAAATTATCCATTTATTTTATATGTTGGAACATTGGAACCTAGAAAGAACATTCCAAACTTATTAAAAGCACTTTACAAACTTAAAAAACATAGTATAAAACATAAATTAGTAATCACAGGTAAAAAAGGTTGGAAATACAAATCCATCTTCGAAACCATAGAAAAACTAAACTTACAAAAGGATGTTATATTTACTGGTTATGTTCCAGATGAAGACTTACCAGCTTTATATAATGCAGCGGATTTATTCGTTTATCCTTCTCTTTATGAAGGCTTTGGATTGCCACCATTGGAAGCTATGCAATGCGGAACACCAGTAATTACTTCAAATACTTCTTCATTACCTGAGGTTGTTGGAGATGCTGGAATAATGGTTAATCCCTATGATGTTGATGAATTGGCAAATAAAATGTATGAAGTTTTAACCAACGATGGAATAAGAGAAGAACTATCTAAAAAAGGTATAGAAAGAGCTAAATTATTTAGTTGGAAAAAATGTGCTGAGGAACATTTGAAGGTTTATGAAGAAGTTTATAATATGAAATGA
- a CDS encoding glycosyltransferase family 4 protein — protein sequence MKICLVGPTYPYKGGISHYNTTLCNELSKRHNVFLISYKRQYPSFLYPGKEQINKDSNIKVNETTNFEYIIDTINPLTWIKTYSKIKNENPDLVIFQWVHPFFTFVFFTITYLLKKFTNIKILYICHNVLPHERTKIDEFLIKMAFKNVDYFIVHSKEDYNNLKKIIPNAKVKQSVLPTYNIFKTKKTSKEDTRKSLNIDRNKKIILFFGIIREYKGLIYLIKSMPKIINEVDDINLLIVGEFWDDKDKYIDEIKKLGIKNHIKIIDKYIPDEEVGIYFSAADVVVLPYISATQSAVIQTAYAFEKPVITTNVGGLPDVVDDNKTGIIVKSENSEELASAIINYFKNDKERKFTENIKIKNKEFSWEKLIKDIENLVE from the coding sequence ATGTTTAGTCGGTCCTACATATCCATATAAAGGAGGAATATCCCATTATAACACTACATTATGTAATGAATTATCAAAAAGGCATAATGTATTTTTGATTTCTTACAAAAGGCAGTATCCATCATTTTTGTATCCTGGGAAAGAACAGATAAATAAAGATAGCAACATAAAAGTAAATGAAACTACAAATTTTGAATATATAATAGATACTATAAATCCATTAACCTGGATTAAAACATATTCAAAAATCAAAAACGAAAATCCTGATTTAGTAATTTTTCAATGGGTACATCCATTTTTTACATTTGTATTTTTTACAATTACATACTTATTAAAGAAATTCACCAACATAAAAATATTATATATATGCCATAATGTTTTACCTCATGAGAGAACAAAAATAGATGAGTTTTTAATAAAAATGGCTTTTAAAAATGTGGATTATTTTATAGTTCATTCAAAAGAAGATTATAATAATTTAAAAAAAATAATTCCTAATGCAAAAGTAAAACAAAGCGTTCTTCCAACATATAATATATTTAAAACAAAAAAGACATCAAAAGAAGATACAAGAAAATCTTTAAACATTGATAGGAATAAAAAAATAATATTGTTTTTTGGTATCATTAGGGAATATAAGGGATTAATATATCTTATTAAATCCATGCCTAAAATTATAAACGAAGTTGATGATATTAATTTATTAATTGTTGGTGAATTCTGGGATGATAAGGACAAATATATTGATGAAATTAAAAAATTAGGTATTAAAAACCATATAAAAATAATTGATAAATATATTCCTGATGAAGAAGTTGGAATTTATTTTTCTGCTGCTGATGTTGTTGTTCTACCCTATATTTCCGCTACTCAAAGTGCAGTTATCCAAACTGCTTATGCATTTGAAAAACCTGTTATTACTACCAATGTTGGTGGGTTACCAGATGTTGTTGATGACAATAAAACAGGCATTATTGTTAAGTCAGAAAATTCAGAAGAATTGGCTAGTGCCATAATCAATTATTTTAAAAATGATAAAGAAAGGAAATTTACGGAAAATATCAAAATTAAAAATAAAGAATTTTCCTGGGAAAAATTAATTAAAGATATTGAAAATTTGGTGGAATAA
- a CDS encoding glycosyltransferase family 9 protein, with translation MKRIYKNSKNLEKYMGIIKIIDCMGDTIFFYKKRKKFNKENIKKILVVRLDHIGDMVLLSSFLRNLKNNFPNSEITVLCRKMTNDVLECIPYIDTIQILNTSWLSRNDSEGWKNILRFLIKHYKKYDLAIDLRGNPIHNIMVSLVGKYSMGYGCKGLGFLLNKEAIWENKPKHIVERNLDVLRILNLPVDNGKLELKVDKKYYESLKNKLDFINFDKDLVILCHPISGNKCKNWLFSYWNKLNNLIIKENKNIIILYGGSKNDYDDISKNINMHNKNIFNIAGKLSLKEYFALIDLCDLLISVDTFAIHVRTAFNKPLIGIYSGTNYLYEWEPYIEKKIIFQDKSCHFYPCESFECLADKHICMENIKPETIFKAFKKLRDNHEI, from the coding sequence ATGAAAAGAATTTATAAAAATTCCAAAAATTTAGAAAAATATATGGGAATTATAAAAATTATAGATTGTATGGGAGATACTATATTTTTTTATAAGAAAAGAAAAAAATTTAATAAAGAAAATATAAAAAAAATTTTAGTTGTAAGGTTAGACCACATTGGAGATATGGTTTTATTATCTTCGTTTCTTAGAAATTTAAAAAATAATTTTCCAAATTCCGAAATAACAGTTTTATGCAGAAAAATGACAAATGATGTTTTAGAATGTATTCCATATATTGATACTATTCAGATATTAAATACTTCCTGGCTATCAAGAAATGATAGTGAAGGTTGGAAAAACATTTTAAGATTTCTAATTAAACACTATAAAAAATATGATTTAGCTATTGACTTGAGAGGAAATCCTATTCATAATATTATGGTCTCATTAGTTGGTAAGTATTCTATGGGATATGGGTGTAAAGGATTAGGATTTTTACTAAATAAAGAAGCTATTTGGGAAAATAAGCCAAAGCATATAGTAGAAAGAAACTTAGATGTATTGAGAATATTAAATTTACCTGTTGATAATGGAAAATTGGAGCTAAAAGTTGATAAAAAATATTATGAAAGTTTAAAGAATAAATTAGATTTTATAAATTTTGATAAAGATTTGGTTATATTATGCCATCCTATAAGTGGAAATAAATGTAAAAATTGGTTATTTAGTTACTGGAATAAATTAAATAACTTAATTATTAAAGAAAATAAAAATATAATAATTCTCTATGGCGGTTCAAAAAATGATTATGACGATATAAGTAAAAACATTAATATGCATAATAAAAATATCTTTAACATTGCCGGCAAATTATCTTTAAAGGAATATTTTGCATTAATTGATTTGTGTGATTTGTTAATAAGTGTTGATACCTTTGCAATCCATGTTAGAACAGCATTTAACAAACCATTAATTGGAATATATTCTGGTACTAACTATTTATATGAATGGGAACCATATATTGAAAAAAAAATAATTTTTCAAGATAAAAGTTGTCATTTTTATCCTTGCGAAAGTTTTGAGTGTTTAGCAGATAAACATATATGTATGGAAAATATAAAACCTGAAACAATATTTAAGGCATTTAAAAAATTAAGGGATAATCATGAAATTTGA